The Cellulomonas wangleii genome includes a region encoding these proteins:
- the pta gene encoding phosphate acetyltransferase, whose amino-acid sequence MARTIYVMSAEGDTGKSVVALGLVDLLTRTVQRVGVFRPVARSTEERDYVLELLLEHDGVDIAYDEAVGATYDEVIADPEAALSRIVSRFHDVERRCDAVVVVGTDYTDVAGPTELAYNARIAANLGAPVVLVVNGAHRSPEDVHHAVDVAATAIAADHAQVVSVIANRCAPGSLDRIREVLDGAVPVWALPDSPLLYAPTLRQLMDAVGGTLTGGDEELLGREVLDVLVGAMSIENLLDRLQDGAVVITPGDRADVLLGLLMAHQADGFPSLAGLILNGGVNPAPTIQRLVEGLGSRLPLITTSLGTFRSASAAGSTRGRLTHDAQRKVDTALALFEQHVDGEALLAALDVSRPEVVTPLMFEYALLDRARSDRKRIVLPEGNDDRILRAASTLLQRQVADLTILGDEATIRTRANELGLDLDGAQVIDPKNGETLERFAEVYTELRKHKGMTVERAREIVSSVSYFGTLMVELGLADGMVSGAVHTTAHTIKPSFEIIKTTPGVGSVSSCFLMCLEDRVLVYADCAVIPDPTAEQLADIAISSAETATQFGIEPRIAMLSYSTGESGSGADVEKVREATRLVRERRPDLSVEGPIQYDAAVDASVAQTKMPDSAVAGRATVFVFPDLNTGNNTYKAVQRSAGAVAIGPVLQGLRKPVNDLSRGALVQDIVNTVAITAIQAQALAQAAASAGEAGAVTTPEGSAR is encoded by the coding sequence GTGGCCCGGACGATCTACGTCATGTCGGCCGAGGGGGACACGGGCAAGTCCGTCGTCGCCCTCGGTCTCGTCGACCTGCTGACCCGCACCGTGCAGCGGGTCGGCGTGTTCCGCCCCGTCGCACGGTCGACGGAGGAGCGGGACTACGTGCTCGAGCTGCTGCTCGAGCACGACGGTGTCGACATCGCCTACGACGAGGCGGTGGGGGCCACGTACGACGAGGTCATCGCCGACCCCGAGGCGGCCCTCTCACGCATCGTGTCCCGCTTCCACGACGTCGAGCGCCGGTGCGACGCCGTCGTGGTGGTCGGTACGGACTACACCGACGTGGCCGGCCCCACCGAGCTCGCGTACAACGCCCGCATCGCCGCGAACCTCGGCGCCCCGGTCGTGCTCGTCGTCAACGGCGCCCACCGCTCCCCCGAGGACGTGCACCACGCCGTCGACGTCGCGGCCACGGCCATCGCGGCGGACCACGCGCAGGTCGTGTCCGTCATCGCCAACCGCTGCGCGCCGGGCTCGCTGGACCGCATCCGTGAGGTGCTCGACGGCGCCGTGCCCGTGTGGGCGCTGCCGGACTCCCCGCTGCTCTACGCGCCCACGCTGCGCCAGCTCATGGACGCCGTCGGCGGCACCCTGACCGGGGGCGACGAGGAGCTGCTGGGCCGCGAGGTGCTCGACGTCCTGGTCGGCGCCATGTCGATCGAGAACCTGCTGGACCGGCTGCAGGACGGCGCCGTCGTCATCACCCCCGGCGACCGCGCGGACGTCCTGCTCGGCCTGCTCATGGCCCACCAGGCGGACGGCTTCCCGTCGCTCGCCGGTCTCATCCTCAACGGCGGCGTGAACCCTGCCCCGACGATCCAGCGCCTGGTGGAGGGTCTCGGCTCGCGCCTGCCGCTCATCACCACGTCGCTGGGGACGTTCCGCTCCGCCAGCGCGGCCGGCTCGACCCGCGGGCGCCTCACCCACGACGCGCAGCGCAAGGTCGACACGGCCCTCGCGCTGTTCGAGCAGCACGTCGACGGCGAGGCCCTGCTCGCAGCGCTGGACGTGTCGCGGCCCGAGGTCGTGACCCCGCTGATGTTCGAGTACGCGCTGCTGGACCGCGCCCGCAGCGACCGCAAGCGCATCGTCCTGCCCGAGGGCAACGACGACCGCATCCTGCGGGCGGCCTCCACGCTGCTGCAGCGCCAGGTCGCGGACCTGACGATCCTCGGTGACGAGGCCACGATCCGGACCCGGGCGAACGAGCTGGGCCTGGACCTGGACGGCGCGCAGGTCATCGACCCGAAGAACGGCGAGACCCTCGAGCGCTTCGCGGAGGTCTACACCGAGCTGCGCAAGCACAAGGGCATGACCGTCGAGCGCGCCCGCGAGATCGTGTCGTCGGTGTCGTACTTCGGCACGCTCATGGTGGAGCTCGGGCTGGCCGACGGCATGGTGTCCGGCGCCGTGCACACCACCGCGCACACCATCAAGCCGTCGTTCGAGATCATCAAGACGACGCCCGGCGTCGGCAGCGTCTCGTCCTGCTTCCTCATGTGCCTCGAGGACCGGGTGCTGGTCTACGCGGACTGCGCGGTCATCCCGGACCCGACGGCGGAGCAGCTCGCGGACATCGCGATCTCCTCGGCGGAGACCGCCACGCAGTTCGGCATCGAGCCGCGCATCGCCATGCTGTCGTACTCGACCGGCGAGTCCGGCTCGGGTGCCGACGTCGAGAAGGTGCGCGAGGCGACGCGGCTGGTCCGCGAGCGCCGCCCGGACCTGTCGGTCGAGGGCCCGATCCAGTACGACGCCGCCGTCGACGCCTCCGTCGCCCAGACGAAGATGCCCGACTCGGCCGTCGCCGGGCGGGCCACGGTGTTCGTCTTCCCGGACCTCAACACGGGCAACAACACCTACAAGGCGGTGCAGCGCTCCGCCGGCGCCGTGGCCATCGGCCCCGTGCTGCAGGGGCTGCGCAAGCCGGTCAACGACCTGTCGCGCGGCGCGCTCGTGCAGGACATCGTCAACACCGTCGCGATCACCGCGATCCAGGCGCAGGCACTGGCCCAGGCCGCCGCCTCGGCCGGCGAGGCCGGCGCCGTCACCACCCCGGAGGGATCCGCCCGATGA
- a CDS encoding HPr family phosphocarrier protein: protein MAERTVAVASRVGLHARPAMLFTQAVAAGGVPVTIARPGGAPVDASSILLVMSLGVPHGEEVTLAAEGPDADRVLDELVALLATDLDAPEPTAPSGAAS from the coding sequence ATGGCCGAGCGCACCGTCGCCGTCGCGTCCCGCGTCGGGCTGCACGCCCGCCCCGCGATGCTGTTCACGCAGGCCGTCGCCGCCGGCGGTGTGCCCGTCACCATCGCCCGGCCGGGCGGTGCGCCCGTCGACGCGTCGAGCATCCTGCTGGTGATGTCCTTGGGTGTGCCGCACGGCGAGGAGGTGACGCTCGCGGCCGAGGGGCCCGACGCGGACCGCGTCCTCGACGAGCTCGTGGCCCTGCTCGCCACGGACCTCGACGCGCCCGAGCCGACCGCGCCGTCGGGGGCGGCGTCGTGA
- a CDS encoding succinic semialdehyde dehydrogenase: protein MAHEHADLHDPETDPLATYVLEPDDVRPLLGRVVAAAGHATAASIAPFTGAPIAAVPLTTPADLPDAARRARAAQRLWAARPVAERAAVLLRVHDLLLERQSDVLDLVQVETGKARGHAWEELGEVANAARYYALRARRLLAPRAVRGLWGPFSRGRVLRHPLGVVAVLTPWNYPLSLGLGDALPALVAGNAVLLRADPQTALTLLWCAELLEDAGLPADLLQVVVGGPDVGMALLEHVDHAGFTGSTRSGRVVAQRAGELGVPVTLELGGKNAMYVAEDVDVEAAAEGAVRACFGSAGQLCASVERIYVREEVRDEFVAALVRRTTALRLGSGLDYRADMGSLVGPAQLARVVEHVEDAVGHGATVLTGGEQRPDLGPYFYEPTVLTDVPPEARAHREETFGPVVAVYPVASDDEAVAAMNDSDLGLVAAVWTRSTARGTALAARVRAGAVSVNDTHQLLWGSVGAPLGGVGASGHGRRHGREGLWETTWTQSVVAQRGVHGSRGLGMRQVHELGSDVWPRALTRLLRLERALRLP from the coding sequence ATGGCGCACGAGCATGCCGACCTGCACGACCCGGAGACCGACCCGCTCGCCACGTACGTGCTGGAGCCCGACGACGTGCGCCCGCTGCTGGGCCGCGTCGTCGCCGCCGCCGGCCACGCGACGGCCGCGTCCATCGCCCCGTTCACCGGCGCTCCCATCGCGGCCGTGCCGCTGACGACGCCGGCCGACCTGCCGGACGCCGCCCGCCGGGCACGTGCCGCGCAGCGGCTGTGGGCCGCCCGTCCCGTCGCGGAGCGCGCCGCCGTCCTGCTGCGGGTGCACGACCTGCTGCTGGAACGTCAGTCGGACGTGCTCGACCTGGTGCAGGTCGAGACGGGCAAGGCCCGCGGGCACGCCTGGGAGGAGCTCGGCGAGGTCGCCAACGCCGCCCGGTACTACGCGCTGCGGGCGCGCCGCCTGCTCGCGCCGCGCGCCGTGCGTGGGCTGTGGGGGCCGTTCTCGCGGGGCCGCGTGCTGCGCCACCCGCTCGGCGTCGTCGCGGTGCTCACCCCGTGGAACTACCCGCTGTCGCTCGGCCTCGGCGACGCCCTGCCCGCGCTCGTCGCGGGCAACGCGGTCCTGCTGCGGGCCGACCCGCAGACCGCGCTGACGCTGCTGTGGTGCGCCGAGCTGCTCGAGGACGCCGGTCTGCCCGCGGACCTCCTGCAGGTCGTCGTGGGCGGTCCCGACGTGGGCATGGCGCTGCTCGAGCACGTCGACCACGCCGGCTTCACGGGGTCGACCCGGTCCGGGCGCGTCGTCGCGCAGCGCGCGGGGGAGCTCGGCGTGCCGGTCACCCTGGAGCTCGGCGGCAAGAACGCGATGTACGTGGCGGAGGACGTGGACGTCGAGGCGGCCGCCGAGGGCGCCGTGCGCGCGTGCTTCGGCTCCGCCGGGCAGCTGTGCGCCTCCGTCGAGCGGATCTACGTCCGCGAGGAGGTGCGTGACGAGTTCGTCGCGGCGCTGGTCCGGCGCACGACCGCGCTGCGGCTCGGGTCCGGTCTGGACTACCGCGCCGACATGGGCTCCCTCGTCGGGCCGGCCCAGCTGGCACGGGTCGTCGAGCACGTCGAGGACGCCGTGGGGCACGGTGCCACCGTCCTGACGGGCGGGGAGCAGCGACCCGACCTCGGGCCGTACTTCTACGAGCCGACCGTGCTGACCGACGTGCCGCCCGAGGCGCGGGCCCACCGCGAGGAGACCTTCGGCCCCGTGGTCGCGGTCTACCCGGTGGCGTCCGACGACGAGGCCGTCGCCGCCATGAACGACTCCGACCTGGGGCTGGTCGCTGCCGTCTGGACCCGCTCGACGGCGCGCGGCACCGCGCTGGCCGCCCGGGTGCGGGCCGGCGCGGTGTCCGTCAACGACACCCACCAGCTGCTGTGGGGCAGCGTCGGCGCGCCGCTGGGTGGGGTCGGGGCGTCCGGCCACGGGCGGCGCCACGGCCGGGAGGGGCTGTGGGAGACCACGTGGACGCAGTCCGTCGTGGCCCAGCGCGGCGTGCACGGGTCCCGCGGGCTGGGCATGCGGCAGGTCCACGAGCTCGGGTCCGACGTGTGGCCCCGCGCGCTGACGCGGCTGCTGCGCCTCGAGCGCGCCCTGCGACTGCCCTGA
- a CDS encoding acetate kinase, with protein MSTTTPSEQPRASVLVINSGSSSIKYQLVSPEDGEAIASGIVERIGDTVGAVKHVAHGTTTKRELPVPDHAEGLRIVLGLFDELGPDLESAHVVAVGHRVVQGGALFDGPALVTPEVERDIEDLAPLAPLHNPANLTGIRVAQTLLPDVPHVVVFDTAFFRHLPEAAATYAIDEDVATRYRVRRYGAHGTSHQYVSQQVAQILGRPLEDLNQIVLHLGNGASASAVRGGVAVETSMGLTPLEGLVMGTRSGDVDPAILIHLYRNAGMSIDELDDLLNRRSGVKGLSGVSDFRALHDLVAQGEAGARRALDVYLHRLRKYIGAYHAVLGRLDVITFTAGIGENDDIVRAGALAGLEALGIEVDLARNEGRKSEPTVISPDGAKVTVLVVPTNEELAIARQALEVVGA; from the coding sequence ATGAGCACCACCACCCCGTCCGAGCAGCCCCGCGCGAGCGTGCTCGTCATCAACTCGGGCTCCTCGTCCATCAAGTACCAGCTGGTCTCGCCGGAGGACGGCGAGGCGATCGCGTCCGGCATCGTCGAGCGCATCGGTGACACGGTCGGCGCCGTCAAGCACGTGGCGCACGGGACGACGACGAAGCGCGAGCTGCCGGTACCGGACCACGCCGAGGGGCTGCGCATCGTCCTGGGTCTGTTCGACGAGCTCGGGCCCGACCTGGAGTCCGCGCACGTCGTGGCCGTCGGGCACCGCGTGGTGCAGGGCGGCGCCCTGTTCGACGGTCCCGCGCTCGTGACCCCCGAGGTCGAGCGGGACATCGAGGACCTGGCGCCCCTGGCGCCGCTGCACAACCCCGCGAACCTCACGGGCATCCGCGTCGCGCAGACCCTGCTGCCGGACGTGCCGCACGTCGTGGTGTTCGACACCGCGTTCTTCCGTCACCTGCCCGAGGCGGCGGCGACGTACGCCATCGACGAGGACGTGGCGACCCGCTACCGGGTGCGCCGCTACGGCGCCCACGGCACGTCGCACCAGTACGTGTCCCAGCAGGTCGCGCAGATCCTGGGCCGCCCGCTGGAGGACCTCAACCAGATCGTCCTGCACCTGGGCAACGGCGCGTCCGCGTCGGCCGTGCGCGGCGGTGTCGCGGTCGAGACCTCGATGGGCCTGACGCCGCTCGAGGGCCTGGTCATGGGCACCCGCTCGGGCGACGTCGACCCGGCGATCCTCATCCACCTGTACCGCAACGCGGGCATGAGCATCGACGAGCTCGACGACCTGCTGAACCGGCGCTCGGGCGTCAAGGGCCTGTCGGGCGTCAGCGACTTCCGTGCGCTGCACGACCTGGTGGCGCAGGGCGAGGCGGGTGCGCGCCGCGCGCTCGACGTGTACCTGCACCGGCTGCGCAAGTACATCGGCGCCTACCACGCGGTGCTGGGGCGGCTCGACGTCATCACCTTCACCGCCGGGATCGGCGAGAACGACGACATCGTGCGCGCCGGCGCCCTCGCGGGCCTGGAGGCCCTGGGCATCGAGGTCGACCTCGCGCGCAACGAGGGCCGCAAGAGCGAGCCCACGGTGATCTCGCCCGACGGGGCGAAGGTCACGGTGCTGGTGGTGCCGACCAACGAGGAGCTGGCGATCGCCCGTCAGGCCCTGGAGGTCGTCGGCGCCTGA
- a CDS encoding phosphoketolase family protein — MTSTAADPQSVVKAGPIASGKFAATEARTSWRAGSGQLDDATLERIEKWWRAANYLSVGQIYLLDNPLLRRPLSRDDVKPRLLGHWGTTPGLNFLYAHLNRAVAEREQSTIYITGPGHGGPGLVASAYLDGTYSEVYSDITHDEEGLRRLFRQFSFPGGIPSHVAPETPGSIHEGGELGYALSHAYGAAFDNPHLLVAAVVGDGEAETGPLATSWHSNKFVNPQQDGIVLPILHLNGYKIANPTVLARISDEELHDLMVGYGHKPHVFVAGFDDEDVLEVHRRFAVLLDEVLDEIAEIKARAARGDLTRPLYPMIVFRTPKGWTGPAEIDGKKTTGSWRAHQVPLANARDTPEHLAVLEAWLRSYRPDELFDEQGAVDEDVTALAPEGDLRMSANPHTNGGLLLRDLRMPDFRQFAQDVPAPGATFAEAPRVLGQFLTEVIRRNPENFRIFGPDETASNRLQAVYEATDKQWNAEFYGPDVDEHMARAGRVMEMLSEHQCQGWLEGYLLTGRHGLFTSYEAFIHIVDSMFNQHAKWLKVTNDIPWRRPIASLNYLLSSHVWRQDHNGFSHQDPGFIDHVVNKKAEVVRVYLPPDANTLLSTYDHCLRSKQYVNVVVSGKQPAPNFLTMDQAVAHCTRGLGIWEWAGSEAPDEEPDVVLGCAGDVPTLEVLAAADILRREIPQLKVRVVNVVDLMRLQDAREHPHGMTDAEFDTIFTHDRPIVFAYHGYPWLIHRLTYRRNGHNNLHVRGYKEEGTTTTPFDMVMLNDLDRYHLVIDVIDHVHWLRASKAGLRQRMVDARIRARQYTREHGEDIPEVRDWVWPDVGETATEEGGPQPTRGPAAAADTGGDNE; from the coding sequence ATGACATCCACCGCCGCGGACCCGCAGTCCGTCGTCAAGGCAGGTCCGATCGCGTCGGGGAAGTTCGCCGCGACGGAGGCCCGCACGTCGTGGCGGGCCGGCTCCGGACAGCTCGACGACGCGACGCTGGAACGCATCGAGAAGTGGTGGCGTGCCGCCAACTACCTGTCGGTGGGCCAGATCTACCTGCTGGACAACCCGCTGCTGCGCCGCCCGCTCAGCCGTGACGACGTCAAGCCGCGGCTGCTCGGGCACTGGGGCACCACGCCGGGCCTGAACTTCCTGTACGCGCACCTCAACCGCGCCGTCGCGGAGCGCGAGCAGTCGACGATCTACATCACCGGCCCGGGCCACGGCGGCCCCGGCCTGGTGGCCAGCGCCTACCTGGACGGCACGTACTCGGAGGTCTACTCCGACATCACGCACGACGAGGAGGGCCTGCGCCGGCTGTTCCGGCAGTTCTCCTTCCCCGGCGGCATCCCCTCGCACGTGGCACCCGAGACGCCGGGCTCCATCCACGAGGGCGGCGAGCTCGGCTACGCGCTGAGCCACGCGTACGGCGCCGCGTTCGACAACCCGCACCTGCTGGTCGCCGCGGTCGTCGGCGACGGCGAGGCCGAGACGGGGCCGCTGGCCACCAGCTGGCACTCCAACAAGTTCGTCAACCCGCAGCAGGACGGCATCGTCCTGCCGATCCTGCACCTCAACGGCTACAAGATCGCCAACCCGACGGTCCTCGCGCGCATCAGCGACGAGGAGCTGCACGACCTCATGGTCGGGTACGGGCACAAGCCGCACGTCTTCGTGGCCGGCTTCGACGACGAGGACGTCCTGGAGGTCCACCGCCGGTTCGCCGTCCTGCTCGACGAGGTGCTCGACGAGATCGCCGAGATCAAGGCGCGGGCGGCGCGGGGCGACCTCACCCGCCCGCTGTACCCGATGATCGTCTTCCGCACCCCCAAGGGGTGGACGGGCCCGGCGGAGATCGACGGCAAGAAGACCACCGGCTCATGGCGGGCGCACCAGGTGCCGCTGGCCAACGCCCGCGACACCCCCGAGCACCTCGCGGTCCTCGAGGCGTGGCTGCGCTCGTACCGCCCGGACGAGCTGTTCGACGAGCAGGGGGCCGTCGACGAGGACGTCACGGCCCTGGCGCCGGAGGGCGACCTGCGGATGAGCGCCAACCCGCACACCAACGGCGGCCTGCTGCTGCGCGACCTGCGGATGCCGGACTTCCGGCAGTTCGCGCAGGACGTGCCCGCCCCGGGCGCGACGTTCGCGGAGGCACCGCGGGTGCTGGGCCAGTTCCTCACCGAGGTGATCCGCCGCAACCCCGAGAACTTCCGGATCTTCGGTCCCGACGAGACCGCGTCCAACCGGCTGCAGGCGGTGTACGAGGCCACGGACAAGCAGTGGAACGCGGAGTTCTACGGGCCCGACGTCGACGAGCACATGGCCCGTGCCGGACGCGTCATGGAGATGCTCTCGGAGCACCAGTGCCAGGGCTGGCTCGAGGGCTACCTGCTCACCGGGCGGCACGGCCTGTTCACGTCGTACGAGGCGTTCATCCACATCGTCGACTCGATGTTCAACCAGCACGCGAAGTGGCTCAAGGTCACCAACGACATCCCGTGGCGACGCCCGATCGCGAGCCTGAACTACCTGCTGTCGAGCCACGTGTGGCGGCAGGACCACAACGGCTTCAGCCACCAGGACCCCGGGTTCATCGACCACGTGGTGAACAAGAAGGCCGAGGTCGTGCGGGTCTACCTGCCGCCGGACGCCAACACGCTGCTGAGCACGTACGACCACTGCCTGCGCAGCAAGCAGTACGTGAACGTCGTCGTGTCCGGCAAGCAGCCCGCGCCGAACTTCCTCACGATGGACCAGGCGGTCGCGCACTGCACCCGCGGGCTGGGCATCTGGGAGTGGGCAGGCTCCGAGGCCCCCGACGAGGAGCCCGACGTGGTCCTGGGGTGCGCGGGCGACGTCCCGACGCTCGAGGTGCTGGCCGCCGCCGACATCCTGCGCCGCGAGATCCCGCAGCTGAAGGTGCGGGTCGTCAACGTCGTGGACCTCATGCGGCTGCAGGACGCCCGCGAGCACCCGCACGGGATGACCGACGCCGAGTTCGACACGATCTTCACGCACGACCGGCCGATCGTGTTCGCGTACCACGGGTACCCGTGGCTGATCCACCGCCTCACCTACCGTCGCAACGGGCACAACAACTTGCACGTGCGCGGGTACAAGGAGGAGGGCACCACCACGACGCCGTTCGACATGGTGATGCTCAACGACCTGGACAGGTACCACCTGGTGATCGACGTCATCGACCACGTGCACTGGCTGCGGGCGTCCAAGGCGGGCCTGCGTCAGCGTATGGTCGACGCGCGGATCCGCGCCCGGCAGTACACCCGTGAGCACGGCGAGGACATCCCCGAGGTGCGGGACTGGGTGTGGCCGGACGTCGGCGAGACCGCGACGGAGGAGGGTGGGCCGCAGCCCACCCGCGGCCCCGCCGCCGCCGCCGACACCGGCGGGGACAACGAGTAG
- the ptsP gene encoding phosphoenolpyruvate--protein phosphotransferase: MTGAPVGAPAGALHGVGVGRGAAVGPVALVRAAPAVDPGAPLLVDGVEAAPARVRETVERAFDEVAAGLREQAAAATGTVRDVLAATAQMADDTALRGQVLTRIDSGEPPVAAVDGVVETFAGMFEQAGGYLAERVTDLRSVRDRVVARTLRLPEPGVPYLERPSVVVARDLAPADTAALDLTKVVAIVTELGGPTGHTAIIAGQLGLPCVVRVTGATGLEDGTVVAVDAAAGTVLPDPGEDVRAALERRRATEAMLADDTAPGATADGRAVGLLANIGTAADAERLVASAEGVGLFRTEVLFLDRATAPSVEEQAETYAAVLRAADGRKVVVRTLDAGADKPLAFATLPDEENPALGVRGYRLVRAHPELLDTQLAALGRARAATGASPWVMAPMVATPDEARDFATRARAAGVDTVGVMVEVPAAALRAADVLAEVDFVSLGTNDLAQYAMATDRLRGELADLLDMWQPAVLDLVAATARAGRATRKPVGVCGESAGDPLMALVLVGLGVTSLSMAPGALPAVRYALRRHTLLTCEEVADAALAARTAPEARAAALALVDPEVRTTLAL; encoded by the coding sequence GTGACGGGCGCACCGGTCGGCGCCCCCGCGGGCGCGCTGCACGGCGTCGGCGTGGGACGCGGGGCCGCCGTGGGGCCGGTGGCGCTCGTGCGGGCCGCACCGGCGGTGGACCCCGGTGCACCGCTCCTGGTGGACGGCGTCGAGGCCGCCCCGGCCCGGGTCCGGGAGACGGTGGAGCGCGCGTTCGACGAGGTCGCGGCAGGACTGCGCGAGCAGGCCGCCGCCGCGACGGGCACGGTCCGCGACGTCCTGGCCGCCACCGCCCAGATGGCCGACGACACGGCGCTGCGCGGTCAGGTGCTCACCCGCATCGACTCCGGGGAGCCGCCGGTCGCGGCCGTCGACGGCGTCGTCGAGACGTTCGCCGGCATGTTCGAGCAGGCGGGCGGGTACCTCGCCGAGCGGGTCACCGACCTGCGCTCCGTGCGCGACCGCGTCGTGGCCCGCACCCTCAGGCTGCCCGAGCCGGGGGTGCCGTACCTCGAGCGTCCCTCGGTGGTGGTCGCGCGGGACCTGGCCCCGGCGGACACCGCCGCGCTGGACCTCACCAAGGTCGTCGCCATCGTCACCGAGCTCGGCGGTCCCACCGGGCACACCGCGATCATCGCCGGCCAGCTGGGGCTGCCGTGCGTGGTCCGGGTCACCGGCGCCACGGGCCTGGAGGACGGGACGGTCGTGGCGGTCGACGCCGCCGCGGGCACCGTGCTCCCCGACCCCGGCGAGGACGTGCGCGCCGCCCTCGAGCGTCGCCGCGCGACCGAGGCGATGCTCGCGGACGACACCGCACCGGGGGCGACGGCCGACGGCCGCGCCGTCGGGCTGCTGGCGAACATCGGCACCGCCGCGGACGCGGAGCGTCTCGTGGCGAGCGCCGAGGGCGTGGGGCTGTTCCGCACCGAGGTGCTCTTCCTCGACCGCGCGACCGCGCCGAGCGTCGAGGAGCAGGCCGAGACCTACGCCGCCGTGCTGCGCGCGGCGGACGGCCGCAAGGTCGTCGTGCGCACCCTGGACGCCGGTGCCGACAAGCCGCTCGCGTTCGCCACGCTCCCCGACGAGGAGAACCCCGCGCTCGGGGTCCGTGGGTACCGGCTGGTGCGCGCCCACCCCGAGCTGCTCGACACCCAGCTGGCCGCGCTGGGCCGCGCCCGCGCGGCCACCGGCGCCTCGCCGTGGGTGATGGCGCCGATGGTCGCGACGCCCGACGAGGCCCGCGACTTCGCGACCCGGGCCCGCGCGGCGGGGGTGGACACCGTGGGCGTGATGGTCGAGGTGCCGGCCGCCGCGCTGCGGGCGGCGGACGTCCTCGCCGAGGTCGACTTCGTCTCCCTGGGCACCAACGACCTCGCGCAGTACGCGATGGCGACCGACAGGCTGCGCGGGGAGCTCGCCGACCTGCTCGACATGTGGCAGCCCGCCGTGCTCGACCTCGTCGCCGCGACGGCCCGCGCCGGGCGCGCCACGCGCAAGCCGGTCGGGGTGTGCGGGGAGTCCGCGGGGGACCCGCTGATGGCGCTCGTGCTCGTCGGCCTGGGCGTCACCAGCCTGTCGATGGCCCCGGGCGCGCTCCCGGCCGTCCGGTACGCGCTGCGCCGGCACACCCTGCTGACCTGCGAGGAGGTCGCCGACGCCGCGCTGGCGGCGCGCACCGCCCCGGAGGCGCGCGCCGCGGCGCTGGCCCTCGTGGACCCCGAGGTGCGCACCACTCTCGCCCTCTGA